One Bacteroidota bacterium genomic region harbors:
- a CDS encoding iron-sulfur cluster-binding protein gives MSLQSEQFLYDAESKVFDKEHRRKLAFNILQYDKKVEEGKHQFADFDTARHRASTLKWRITENLDKYLIEFEANFIKRGGKVIWAQDGEEAMTEIIKIMKNANARTVVKSKSMTTEEIHVNAALEKEGIESIETDLGEFIVQLRNEHPYHIVTPAMHLSKEDVAKTFHEKYNLPLKSTPKEITAFVRERLRTKYQHADVGITGANFLIADTGGVAVTENEGNALMSVAFPKIHIAIAGIEKIIPSLTDLDLFWPLLATHGTGQNITVYNSVMTGPRQQDETDGPVEMYVVLLDNGRTNLLAQQEQRQALSCIRCGACLNGCPIYKGVGGHAYGSTYSGPIGSVITPHYDGMKEFKHLSYASSLCGKCTDVCPVRIELHKLLLYNRRDAVDQNLNPGSERWIFSFWKKAMLNRILLNMGGSRVKNFVLKNFFRKAWGDRRELPKMAPKSFNEIWREMHK, from the coding sequence ATGTCACTTCAGTCGGAGCAGTTTTTATATGATGCGGAATCGAAGGTGTTCGACAAAGAACACCGTCGTAAGCTCGCGTTCAACATTCTTCAATACGATAAAAAGGTTGAGGAAGGGAAGCACCAGTTTGCTGATTTTGACACAGCGCGCCATCGTGCATCAACCTTGAAATGGAGGATCACAGAAAATCTGGATAAATACCTGATCGAATTTGAAGCGAACTTTATTAAACGCGGAGGGAAAGTAATCTGGGCTCAGGATGGGGAAGAAGCCATGACCGAGATTATCAAGATCATGAAGAACGCGAATGCCCGCACAGTCGTGAAATCAAAATCCATGACCACTGAGGAAATTCATGTGAACGCGGCGCTTGAAAAGGAAGGTATTGAATCGATTGAAACGGATTTGGGTGAATTTATAGTTCAGCTTAGAAATGAGCATCCATATCATATCGTGACACCGGCGATGCATCTTAGTAAAGAAGATGTTGCTAAGACTTTTCATGAGAAGTACAATTTACCCTTAAAAAGTACCCCAAAAGAAATTACCGCTTTTGTGCGTGAGCGTTTACGTACGAAATACCAGCACGCGGATGTGGGTATCACCGGTGCGAATTTTTTAATCGCGGATACAGGTGGTGTTGCGGTTACAGAAAATGAAGGAAATGCACTGATGTCAGTAGCATTTCCAAAAATTCATATCGCGATCGCCGGCATTGAAAAAATAATTCCTTCGCTTACGGATCTTGATCTTTTCTGGCCATTGCTTGCAACTCATGGTACCGGACAAAATATTACGGTTTACAATTCCGTGATGACCGGACCCAGACAGCAGGATGAAACGGATGGTCCTGTTGAAATGTATGTTGTTTTACTGGACAATGGACGTACAAATTTGCTGGCGCAACAGGAACAGCGTCAGGCTTTATCCTGTATTCGTTGCGGGGCTTGTTTGAATGGCTGTCCGATCTACAAAGGAGTCGGTGGTCACGCATATGGAAGTACCTACAGCGGCCCAATTGGTTCTGTGATCACTCCTCATTATGATGGCATGAAGGAATTCAAACATCTGAGTTATGCTTCATCACTTTGTGGAAAGTGTACGGATGTTTGTCCGGTGAGAATTGAATTGCACAAACTTTTACTGTATAATCGTCGTGACGCGGTAGATCAGAATTTGAACCCCGGCAGTGAGCGATGGATTTTTTCATTTTGGAAAAAAGCGATGCTCAACAGAATACTTTTAAATATGGGTGGCTCCCGGGTAAAGAATTTTGTATTAAAGAATTTTTTCAGAAAAGCCTGGGGCGATCGAAGAGAACTTCCAAAGATGGCTCCGAAATCGTTTAATGAGATCTGGAGAGAAATGCATAAATAA
- a CDS encoding SprB repeat-containing protein, translating into MTTHYKPFANPPVNFVQWCTWMMFLFFINISIFSFAQTAPAVQTLPYTQNFGTTTFTTMPTGTAAWNGLSGGTISSQAAAEASAPSGNATVAVATAAQTGGGCYGFMTGANARFYIQTSSNATNGVNQLVTSVNTTGKTNITVAYTVEIISAQPRTVGVVMQYRIGNSGAWATVVGTGNPASQAGGTAGVIATPSLTLPSIADNKPEVQIRWATWRGTQTGNSSGAAIDDINIQGSTAPPTITTSTASLPSFGNVLVGSTSSEQSYTFQGSNLTDPIVVTAPTDYEVSLTSGSGFTTSFSVTPTSGTVATTTVFVHYKPTSAGLNSNSINHTSIGATPVTVSVSGTGTTCSSPTITAGGPTSFCTGGSVVLTSSAGASYLWSNSETTQSITVTSAGSYTVTVDDGAGCTATSTPTVVTVNSFGVTGTLFSENVGTPLATTVVNSYTGWQNQGIYSYSSSSTPQADVRTTTASSGYSGASGGGNIFLGFSTLPVSSVRDITIAGINTLHYTGLTLSFGMLRTPATDPLTVEVSDDGINWTPLSFTQPPTTGWTLITPTGTIPATANLRIRFSKAQNATQFRLDDITLTGSANQLEITATTPTTFCDGQFAVLVSNIPTGNSWSPDPAFTQAINVYTANSFYTTVTDGNGCTAVSNVITTAVNPAPTVFATTTSPSCWMGSDGTATAFGSGGTAPLTYSWNTSPVQTTSAITGLLAGDYTVTVTDATGCTGTAVGSVIDGAQITSTTSATDASCYGVLDGTVTASGTSGVAPYTYEWDVNNLSGLPFSVTVTPKTAAHPYFGIGHPSGYVIDGVEGKELTLVRGITYYFDVNATGFPFMITTSPTGGDTLSIINSGVTNNKLQAGMLTFTPSASLPSVVYYNCTNQLNVGYKINLINGPTGATLTGLGAGTYNVKITDANGCTGVNTATVNQPGLIEVTTYLPSTSGFVGDVIQVIGSGFTTVTDVLFNGVSSPSFTVDNYFQITAEVPVGATTGQVTVVIGGCSGVSTTPFTIITCPAPTITPSGPTTFCAPGSVTLSSSAAVSYLWSNSETTQDIVVTTSGTYYVTTTNGVGCTASSTPVTVVVNSYTGYAGPAFSENIGVPTGTQLVSIYTGWQNNGTYSYSSTSANLCDVRTTSASTGYLGASGGGNVFFGTATTNPRTFVISGINTQNYTGLSLQFGLLRANVAACTTEVMTVEVSSDGINWTPLTYTQPLLNVWTLVTASGTIPAVPNLSIRFSKTTCAQFRLDDVKILGTTSSVSINATGATNICSGQSVRLISSIPSGNTWSPGGQTTIHVSANASGTYFTTVSDVNGCTAVSNSIVVNVSPAISVTTTPTNVLCFGDANGSALAVATGGTAPLSYSWNTVPVQTVDNATNLIAGTYIVTATDAYGCTSTASAIITQPAVLALSTTQVNVSCNGGSNGSIDLTVSGGTSPYTYAWGGGQTTEDIGTLNAGTYTVTVTDANGCIATTSATITEPTALNLSTTQVNVTCNGGSDGSIDLTVSGGVSPYSYTWSNSALTEDISGLVAGTYSVNVVDANFCTASTSVSITEPAAIVISGFTPGSGSIGTPVTISGSGFTSITDVQFNGISATFTVDNVNQISTTVPAGATTGFITVIAGACTGTSSTQFVVTAGSVTLNITAMLQGYFDINTSQMNPVWANHQRTDLGNGNPGTPTGSECDLVFVQLFDAANSPAYSDSVMLDMTGNGTMTLPAAADGNSYYILISHRSHVHTRSAGMVLMSSTTSYDFTTASTQVDESAGYGGPMMMEVEPGVWAFFAGDVTQDGFIGGDDVGLIDNDNINGVTSFDYGYITNDINGDGFVGGDDVGIVDNNNITGVFYLYP; encoded by the coding sequence CACCGTAGCATACACCGTTGAAATTATCAGCGCTCAACCACGTACTGTTGGTGTGGTGATGCAGTACCGTATCGGAAATAGCGGCGCATGGGCGACGGTTGTAGGTACAGGAAATCCTGCCAGCCAGGCCGGCGGAACAGCCGGAGTAATAGCTACTCCTTCTCTTACCCTTCCCTCTATAGCTGACAACAAACCTGAGGTTCAAATCCGTTGGGCCACATGGCGTGGAACCCAAACAGGAAACAGCTCAGGTGCTGCGATTGATGATATCAACATTCAGGGATCAACCGCTCCTCCTACTATTACCACTTCAACTGCCAGCCTCCCTTCTTTCGGAAACGTTCTCGTTGGCTCTACTTCTTCTGAACAATCTTATACATTTCAGGGATCAAATCTGACTGACCCGATTGTTGTAACTGCACCAACTGATTATGAAGTTTCCCTAACCAGTGGTAGTGGATTTACAACTTCATTTTCAGTTACGCCAACATCAGGAACTGTTGCAACTACAACAGTTTTTGTTCATTACAAACCAACTTCTGCCGGCTTAAACAGCAACTCCATCAATCATACTTCAATCGGAGCAACACCTGTTACTGTATCCGTTTCCGGAACCGGAACAACCTGTTCTTCTCCAACGATCACAGCAGGCGGACCAACATCGTTTTGTACCGGTGGGTCAGTTGTTCTCACATCCAGTGCCGGTGCATCCTATTTATGGTCAAATTCGGAAACTACTCAAAGTATAACTGTTACCAGCGCCGGCTCTTATACAGTAACAGTTGATGACGGAGCGGGTTGTACCGCAACATCAACACCTACAGTTGTTACAGTAAATTCATTTGGGGTTACCGGCACTTTGTTTTCAGAAAATGTGGGCACACCACTTGCAACTACAGTGGTGAACTCCTACACCGGCTGGCAAAATCAGGGGATCTATTCCTATAGTAGTTCTTCAACTCCCCAGGCCGATGTTCGTACAACTACCGCATCAAGCGGTTATAGCGGTGCAAGTGGTGGTGGAAATATCTTTTTAGGTTTCAGCACCCTGCCTGTTTCGAGTGTACGCGATATTACTATTGCCGGCATCAACACTCTTCATTATACCGGACTTACATTATCTTTTGGTATGTTGAGAACACCTGCTACTGATCCTTTGACGGTTGAAGTAAGTGATGATGGAATCAACTGGACACCACTTAGCTTTACACAACCACCTACCACCGGTTGGACACTTATTACACCTACAGGGACAATCCCTGCTACTGCTAACCTGAGAATCCGTTTCTCCAAAGCACAAAACGCGACACAATTCCGTCTCGATGACATCACATTAACCGGTTCAGCAAATCAACTGGAAATTACAGCTACTACACCAACAACTTTTTGTGACGGACAATTCGCTGTGCTTGTTTCAAATATCCCAACCGGTAACTCCTGGTCACCGGATCCTGCTTTCACCCAGGCGATAAATGTATACACAGCGAACTCATTCTATACCACTGTGACAGATGGAAATGGTTGTACTGCCGTTTCAAACGTTATCACCACTGCCGTGAATCCGGCACCAACTGTTTTTGCAACCACTACATCACCTTCATGTTGGATGGGATCTGATGGAACTGCAACCGCTTTTGGAAGTGGCGGAACTGCTCCTCTGACTTATTCATGGAACACCAGTCCGGTTCAAACGACTTCAGCTATCACCGGATTGCTTGCAGGTGATTATACTGTCACCGTCACTGATGCAACAGGTTGTACAGGAACAGCTGTTGGTTCAGTAATTGACGGAGCACAGATCACGAGCACGACTTCTGCAACGGATGCATCATGTTATGGTGTATTGGACGGGACGGTTACCGCTTCAGGAACCAGTGGTGTTGCGCCATATACTTATGAATGGGATGTGAATAACCTTTCCGGTTTACCTTTCTCTGTTACTGTTACCCCTAAGACTGCAGCACATCCTTATTTCGGTATAGGTCATCCGAGCGGATATGTGATTGACGGCGTTGAAGGAAAAGAATTGACTCTTGTACGCGGAATCACTTATTACTTTGATGTGAATGCTACCGGATTCCCATTCATGATCACAACAAGTCCGACGGGAGGTGATACACTCAGCATCATCAATTCCGGCGTGACCAATAACAAACTTCAGGCGGGAATGCTCACCTTCACCCCTTCTGCTTCTTTGCCTTCAGTTGTTTATTACAATTGCACCAACCAATTGAATGTAGGTTACAAAATTAATCTGATCAATGGACCAACCGGAGCAACTCTCACAGGTCTTGGCGCTGGTACATATAACGTAAAAATTACCGATGCCAATGGATGCACCGGTGTGAATACAGCAACGGTTAATCAGCCGGGTCTTATCGAAGTAACAACTTATCTTCCTTCAACATCCGGATTTGTGGGTGATGTCATTCAGGTAATTGGAAGTGGATTCACTACAGTGACAGACGTACTGTTCAATGGAGTATCTTCCCCTTCATTTACCGTAGATAACTATTTCCAAATTACAGCAGAAGTTCCGGTTGGCGCTACAACCGGACAAGTTACTGTCGTAATCGGTGGATGTTCGGGTGTTTCAACAACCCCGTTCACGATTATTACCTGTCCGGCTCCAACAATTACGCCAAGCGGACCAACAACCTTTTGTGCACCCGGCTCAGTGACACTCTCATCTTCAGCCGCAGTTTCATACCTCTGGTCAAATAGTGAAACAACACAGGATATCGTTGTTACCACAAGTGGTACATATTATGTAACCACAACAAACGGGGTTGGTTGTACTGCTTCAAGCACTCCTGTTACAGTGGTTGTGAATTCTTATACCGGTTATGCAGGACCTGCATTTTCTGAAAACATCGGAGTTCCAACAGGCACCCAGCTGGTGAGTATTTATACTGGTTGGCAGAATAATGGCACATATTCTTATTCAAGTACTTCGGCGAATCTTTGTGACGTGAGAACAACATCTGCCTCTACAGGCTATCTTGGTGCTAGTGGCGGAGGTAATGTATTCTTCGGAACTGCGACTACAAATCCGAGAACATTCGTCATCAGCGGTATCAACACTCAAAACTATACCGGCCTTTCACTTCAGTTTGGATTGTTAAGAGCCAATGTCGCTGCATGTACTACCGAAGTGATGACTGTTGAAGTTAGTTCCGATGGCATCAACTGGACTCCACTCACTTACACACAACCACTTTTGAATGTCTGGACCCTGGTTACTGCAAGCGGTACAATCCCTGCGGTTCCAAATCTGAGCATTCGCTTCTCTAAAACCACTTGTGCCCAGTTCCGTCTGGATGATGTTAAAATTCTCGGAACTACAAGTAGTGTTTCTATCAATGCTACCGGTGCAACAAATATTTGTAGCGGACAAAGTGTTCGCCTTATTTCAAGCATTCCTTCAGGAAACACATGGTCGCCGGGTGGTCAAACAACAATACATGTAAGTGCTAATGCAAGTGGAACTTATTTTACAACTGTTTCGGATGTAAACGGATGTACTGCTGTTTCAAATTCCATTGTTGTGAATGTGAGCCCCGCGATTTCGGTTACAACAACTCCTACAAATGTACTTTGTTTTGGAGATGCTAACGGTTCAGCACTGGCAGTTGCCACCGGCGGAACTGCACCACTTTCTTATTCATGGAATACTGTACCGGTTCAAACAGTTGACAATGCAACCAACCTTATTGCCGGAACTTATATAGTCACTGCTACAGATGCATACGGATGTACAAGTACAGCATCTGCTATTATTACGCAGCCTGCTGTCCTCGCATTATCAACTACACAGGTAAACGTGAGTTGCAATGGAGGAAGCAATGGATCGATTGACCTCACTGTTTCCGGTGGTACTTCTCCATATACATATGCATGGGGAGGTGGACAAACAACTGAAGATATCGGCACTTTAAATGCAGGTACCTATACTGTAACAGTAACAGATGCAAATGGCTGTATTGCTACAACCTCAGCAACGATTACTGAACCAACTGCATTGAATTTATCAACCACACAAGTGAACGTAACATGCAATGGCGGATCTGATGGCTCCATCGATCTCACTGTATCAGGCGGTGTTTCTCCATATTCATATACCTGGAGTAATTCAGCTTTAACAGAAGATATTTCAGGACTCGTTGCAGGTACTTATTCTGTAAACGTTGTGGATGCGAACTTCTGTACTGCCAGCACTTCTGTTTCTATTACTGAACCGGCAGCGATAGTAATCAGCGGCTTCACTCCGGGATCAGGAAGCATTGGAACTCCTGTTACAATTTCCGGAAGCGGATTTACAAGTATCACAGATGTTCAATTCAACGGAATCAGCGCAACATTCACTGTTGATAACGTAAACCAGATCAGTACCACTGTACCTGCTGGTGCAACTACAGGATTCATCACAGTCATTGCGGGTGCTTGTACAGGTACTTCTTCTACTCAATTTGTTGTAACCGCCGGAAGCGTGACACTGAATATCACAGCCATGCTCCAGGGATACTTTGATATCAACACATCACAAATGAATCCTGTATGGGCTAACCATCAGCGTACAGATTTAGGAAACGGAAATCCGGGTACTCCAACAGGATCAGAATGTGACCTTGTATTTGTACAACTCTTTGATGCAGCCAATTCCCCGGCTTATTCTGATTCAGTCATGTTGGATATGACAGGAAATGGTACAATGACACTTCCTGCCGCTGCTGATGGAAATTCTTACTACATCCTGATCTCACACCGCTCACATGTTCATACCCGCAGTGCAGGAATGGTATTGATGAGCTCAACAACTTCTTACGATTTCACTACGGCTTCTACACAGGTTGATGAATCAGCCGGTTACGGTGGTCCGATGATGATGGAAGTTGAACCCGGCGTTTGGGCATTCTTTGCCGGAGATGTAACTCAGGATGGATTTATCGGTGGAGATGATGTGGGACTCATCGATAATGATAATATCAACGGTGTAACCAGTTTTGATTACGGTTATATCACCAATGATATTAACGGTGACGGATTCGTTGGTGGAGATGATGTGGGTATCGTCGACAACAACAACATCACCGGTGTCTTTTATTTATACCCATGA